From the genome of Quercus lobata isolate SW786 unplaced genomic scaffold, ValleyOak3.0 Primary Assembly Scq3eQI_156, whole genome shotgun sequence, one region includes:
- the LOC115973679 gene encoding uncharacterized protein LOC115973679 isoform X1, which translates to MTSATAAAAAAALPLHFSLPSALPITIPKLAAYSVVVVGRTNGLRLVGCCAYAAISKGQGQDAFDPELRSVLELATDSELYELERILFGPSYFSPLLKSITSRADVDHAMIEEDLEERQDFIAALESRFLFLASDARSTLRGWRPSYRNVLLEVRKKLNIRCSSKLSTEDLEVEIFLHLLQEYSSEESRNFLSLGDFSKTSNDQGSLEFGLSQWKLHALSAMKELRSMMLRGGGMFTLAKIYEVLARRLSGKVFLEAANYQMKKEFIKKGGQLVAINFESRAALLAAKQGFAGAASRYLGFRSMMSLLGPMLWGTFLADIVIQMLGTDYARILRAIYAFAQIRITRTYRLPSSGD; encoded by the exons ATGACTAGTGCAACAGcggcagcagcagcagcagctcTGCCACTCCATTTCTCCTTGCCTTCAGCATTACCAATCACAATTCCCAAACTAGCTGCATACTCAGTAGTA GTTGTTGGGCGTACAAATGGTCTAAGGCTTGTGGGTTGTTGTGCTTATGCAGCTATTTCAAAAGGGCAAGGGCAAG ATGCATTTGACCCTGAGCTTCGGTCAGTGCTTGAACTTGCCACCGACTCTGAGCTATATGAGCTTGAAAGAATCCTTTTTGGCCCCAG CTACTTCAGCCCTTTGCTAAAATCGATAACAAGCAGAGCGGATGTGGACCATGCCATGATTGAAGAAGATCTTGAAGAGCGACAGGATTTTATTGCAGCGCTAGAGTCACGCTTTTTATTTCTTGCGTCTGATGCCCGGTCTACATTAAG GGGATGGAGACCATCATATAGAAATGTCTTGCTTGAAGTGAGGAAAAAGTTGAACATTCGATGCTCAAGCAAATTGTCAACTGAAGATCTTGAAGTAgaaatttttcttcatctaTTGCAGGAATACTCAAG CGAGGAATCAAGAAATTTCCTGAGCTTAGGGGACTTCTCTAAGACATCCAATGATCAGGGCAGTCTAGAATTTGGACTTAGTCAATGGAAGCTGCATGCCCTTTCTGCTATGAAAGAGCTTCGGTCAATGATGTTGAGG GGTGGTGGCATGTTTACTTTGGCAAAGATTTATGAAGTG TTAGCAAGGAGATTATCTGGGAAGGTGTTCTTAGAAGCTGCCAACTATCAGATGAAAAAGGAATTCATTAAAAAG GGTGGACAATTAGTTGCTAttaattttgagtctagagcGGCCTTGCTTGCAGCAAAGCAG GGCTTTGCTGGTGCTGCATCAAGATATCTGGGTTTTAGAAGCATGATGTCTTTACTTGGTCCAAT GCTTTGGGGAACATTTCTGGCAGATATTGTCATTCAAATGCTTGGAACTGATTATGCTAGAATCTTGCGAGCAATTTATGCTTTTGCCCAG ATCCGTATTACCCGCACATACAGATTACCATCTTCTGGTGATTGA
- the LOC115973678 gene encoding transmembrane 9 superfamily member 3-like, producing MEKSVAVVLLLMVLFGADQVWSSASDHRYKEGEAVPLYANKVGPFHNPSETYRYFDLPFCSPENVKDKKEALGEVLNGDRLVSAPYKLDFRIEKDSEPVCKKTLSKEEVARFRDAVNKDYYFQMYYDDLPLWGFIGKVEKEGKEPSDYRYFLYKHIQFNIFYNKDRVIEINVQTDARNVVDLTDDNKDEVDVDFLYTVKWKETSVPYEKRMDKYSQSSSLPHHLEIHWFSIINSCVTVLLLTGFLATILMRVLKNDFVKYAHDEETAEDQEETGWKYIHGDVFRYPKYKSIFAAALGSGTQLFTLTVFIFILALVGVFYPYNRGALFTALVVIYALTSGIAGYIATSFYCQLEGTNWVRNLMLTGCLFCGPLFLMFCFLNTVAIAYNATAALPFGTIVVIVLIWTLVTSPLLVLGGIAGRNSKAEFQAPVRTTKYPREIPPLPWYRGTIPQMAMAGFLPFSAIYIELYYIFASVWGHRIYTIYSILFIVFIILLIVTAFITVALTYFQLAAEDHEWWWRSFLCGGSTGIFIYAYCLYYYYARSDMSGFMQTSFFFGYMACICYGFFLMLGTVGFRAALLFVRHIYRSIKCE from the exons atggAGAAGAGTGTGGCGGTGGTATTGTTGTTAATGGTGCTGTTTGGTGCGGATCAGGTGTGGTCGAGTGCATCCGATCACCGTTACAAGGAAGGAGAAGCAGTGCCTCTCTATGCCAACAAGGTCGGCCCCTTTCACAATCCCAG TGAAACATACCGGTATTTTGATCTCCCATTCTGCTCTCCAGAAAATGTGAAAGACAAAAAGGAAGCTCTCGGTGAAGTGCTAAACGGCGATCGTTTAGTGAGTGCTCCCTACAAACTCGATTTCCGAATTGAGAAAGATTCAGAGCCTGTTTGCAAGAAAACACTCTCGAAGGAAGAGGTGGCTCGTTTCCGAGATGCCGTGAACAAGGACTACTACTTTCAGATGTATTACGATGACCTACCCCTTTGGGGTTTTATTGGCAAGGTCGAAAAAGAAGGCAAAGAGCCAAGCGACTACAGATATTTTCTCTATAAGCACATTCAGTTCAACATCTTTTACAACAAAGACCGAGTCATCGAAATCAATGTTCAAACAGACGCACGCAATGTCGTCGACCTCACTGATGACAATAAAGACGAGGTCGACGTCGATTTCTTATACACTGTCAAATGGAAAGAAACAAGCGTCCCTTATGAGAAGAGGATGGATAAGTACTCACagtcttcttctcttcctcatCATCTCGAGATCCATTGGTTCTCCATTATAAATTCTTGTGTCACAGTGCTTCTTCTAACTGGCTTTCTTGCCACCATACTCATGCGAGtccttaaaaatgattttgttaa ATATGCCCATGATGAGGAAACAGCTGAAGACCAGGAAGAGACTGGATGGAAATACATCCATGGAGATGTATTCAGGTATCCCAAGTACAAGTCTATATTTGCAGCTGCCCTTGGTTCTGGTACCCAACTATTTACCCT TACGGTATTCATTTTTATACTAGCACTTGTTGGTGTATTTTATCCATACAACCGAGGAGCTCTATTTACTGCACTGGTTGTCATATATGCTCTCACATCAGGAATTGCGGGCTATATTGCGACCTCCTTTTACTGTCAGCTAGAGGGAACAAACTGG GTTAGGAATCTAATGTTGACGGGATGCCTCTTTTGCGGACCTCTGTTTCTTATGTTCTGCTTCCTGAATACTGTAGCGATTGCTTATAATGCCACTGCTGCTCTCCCATTTGGCACAATCGTGGTGATAGTTCTTATATGGACACTTGTAACATCGCCTTTGCTGGTGTTGGGTGGGATTGCTGGGAGGAATAGCAAGGCTGAATTCCAAGCTCCTGTCCGCACCACCAAGTATCCCAGAGAGATTCCACCTTTGCCATGGTACCGGGGAACGATTCCGCAAATGGCAATGGCTGGCTTTCTGCCTTTCAGTGCTATCTACATTGAACTTTACTACATATTTGCCAGTGTATGGGGTCACAGGATTTATACCATATACAGCATCTTGTTTATTGTCTTCATCATTCTCCTGATAGTTACTGCTTTCATTACTGTGGCACTGACATACTTCCAACTTGCTGCTGAGGACCATGAATGGTGGTGGAG ATCTTTTCTATGTGGTGGATCAACTGGCATCTTTATCTATGCCTATTGCCTGTACTACTACTATGCACGCTCAGATATGTCCGGGTTTATGCAAACCTCATTTTTCTTTGGTTACATGGCTTGCATCTGCTATGGTTTCTTCCTCATGCTTGGAACTGTAGGTTTCCGTGCAGCTTTACTATTTGTGCGTCACATTTACCGATCCATCAAGTGTGAGTAG
- the LOC115973679 gene encoding uncharacterized protein LOC115973679 isoform X3: MTSATAAAAAAALPLHFSLPSALPITIPKLAAYSVVGRTNGLRLVGCCAYAAISKGQGQDAFDPELRSVLELATDSELYELERILFGPSYFSPLLKSITSRADVDHAMIEEDLEERQDFIAALESRFLFLASDARSTLRGWRPSYRNVLLEVRKKLNIRCSSKLSTEDLEVEIFLHLLQEYSSEESRNFLSLGDFSKTSNDQGSLEFGLSQWKLHALSAMKELRSMMLRGGGMFTLAKIYEVLARRLSGKVFLEAANYQMKKEFIKKGGQLVAINFESRAALLAAKQGFAGAASRYLGFRSMMSLLGPMLWGTFLADIVIQMLGTDYARILRAIYAFAQIRITRTYRLPSSGD, translated from the exons ATGACTAGTGCAACAGcggcagcagcagcagcagctcTGCCACTCCATTTCTCCTTGCCTTCAGCATTACCAATCACAATTCCCAAACTAGCTGCATACTCA GTTGTTGGGCGTACAAATGGTCTAAGGCTTGTGGGTTGTTGTGCTTATGCAGCTATTTCAAAAGGGCAAGGGCAAG ATGCATTTGACCCTGAGCTTCGGTCAGTGCTTGAACTTGCCACCGACTCTGAGCTATATGAGCTTGAAAGAATCCTTTTTGGCCCCAG CTACTTCAGCCCTTTGCTAAAATCGATAACAAGCAGAGCGGATGTGGACCATGCCATGATTGAAGAAGATCTTGAAGAGCGACAGGATTTTATTGCAGCGCTAGAGTCACGCTTTTTATTTCTTGCGTCTGATGCCCGGTCTACATTAAG GGGATGGAGACCATCATATAGAAATGTCTTGCTTGAAGTGAGGAAAAAGTTGAACATTCGATGCTCAAGCAAATTGTCAACTGAAGATCTTGAAGTAgaaatttttcttcatctaTTGCAGGAATACTCAAG CGAGGAATCAAGAAATTTCCTGAGCTTAGGGGACTTCTCTAAGACATCCAATGATCAGGGCAGTCTAGAATTTGGACTTAGTCAATGGAAGCTGCATGCCCTTTCTGCTATGAAAGAGCTTCGGTCAATGATGTTGAGG GGTGGTGGCATGTTTACTTTGGCAAAGATTTATGAAGTG TTAGCAAGGAGATTATCTGGGAAGGTGTTCTTAGAAGCTGCCAACTATCAGATGAAAAAGGAATTCATTAAAAAG GGTGGACAATTAGTTGCTAttaattttgagtctagagcGGCCTTGCTTGCAGCAAAGCAG GGCTTTGCTGGTGCTGCATCAAGATATCTGGGTTTTAGAAGCATGATGTCTTTACTTGGTCCAAT GCTTTGGGGAACATTTCTGGCAGATATTGTCATTCAAATGCTTGGAACTGATTATGCTAGAATCTTGCGAGCAATTTATGCTTTTGCCCAG ATCCGTATTACCCGCACATACAGATTACCATCTTCTGGTGATTGA
- the LOC115973679 gene encoding uncharacterized protein LOC115973679 isoform X4 — translation MTSATAAAAAAALPLHFSLPSALPITIPKLAAYSVVVVGRTNGLRLVGCCAYAAISKGQGQDAFDPELRSVLELATDSELYELERILFGPSYFSPLLKSITSRADVDHAMIEEDLEERQDFIAALESRFLFLASDARSTLRGWRPSYRNVLLEVRKKLNIRCSSKLSTEDLEVEIFLHLLQEYSSEESRNFLSLGDFSKTSNDQGSLEFGLSQWKLHALSAMKELRSMMLRGGGMFTLAKIYEVLARRLSGKVFLEAANYQMKKEFIKKGFAGAASRYLGFRSMMSLLGPMLWGTFLADIVIQMLGTDYARILRAIYAFAQIRITRTYRLPSSGD, via the exons ATGACTAGTGCAACAGcggcagcagcagcagcagctcTGCCACTCCATTTCTCCTTGCCTTCAGCATTACCAATCACAATTCCCAAACTAGCTGCATACTCAGTAGTA GTTGTTGGGCGTACAAATGGTCTAAGGCTTGTGGGTTGTTGTGCTTATGCAGCTATTTCAAAAGGGCAAGGGCAAG ATGCATTTGACCCTGAGCTTCGGTCAGTGCTTGAACTTGCCACCGACTCTGAGCTATATGAGCTTGAAAGAATCCTTTTTGGCCCCAG CTACTTCAGCCCTTTGCTAAAATCGATAACAAGCAGAGCGGATGTGGACCATGCCATGATTGAAGAAGATCTTGAAGAGCGACAGGATTTTATTGCAGCGCTAGAGTCACGCTTTTTATTTCTTGCGTCTGATGCCCGGTCTACATTAAG GGGATGGAGACCATCATATAGAAATGTCTTGCTTGAAGTGAGGAAAAAGTTGAACATTCGATGCTCAAGCAAATTGTCAACTGAAGATCTTGAAGTAgaaatttttcttcatctaTTGCAGGAATACTCAAG CGAGGAATCAAGAAATTTCCTGAGCTTAGGGGACTTCTCTAAGACATCCAATGATCAGGGCAGTCTAGAATTTGGACTTAGTCAATGGAAGCTGCATGCCCTTTCTGCTATGAAAGAGCTTCGGTCAATGATGTTGAGG GGTGGTGGCATGTTTACTTTGGCAAAGATTTATGAAGTG TTAGCAAGGAGATTATCTGGGAAGGTGTTCTTAGAAGCTGCCAACTATCAGATGAAAAAGGAATTCATTAAAAAG GGCTTTGCTGGTGCTGCATCAAGATATCTGGGTTTTAGAAGCATGATGTCTTTACTTGGTCCAAT GCTTTGGGGAACATTTCTGGCAGATATTGTCATTCAAATGCTTGGAACTGATTATGCTAGAATCTTGCGAGCAATTTATGCTTTTGCCCAG ATCCGTATTACCCGCACATACAGATTACCATCTTCTGGTGATTGA
- the LOC115973679 gene encoding uncharacterized protein LOC115973679 isoform X2 — protein MTSATAAAAAAALPLHFSLPSALPITIPKLAAYSVVVGRTNGLRLVGCCAYAAISKGQGQDAFDPELRSVLELATDSELYELERILFGPSYFSPLLKSITSRADVDHAMIEEDLEERQDFIAALESRFLFLASDARSTLRGWRPSYRNVLLEVRKKLNIRCSSKLSTEDLEVEIFLHLLQEYSSEESRNFLSLGDFSKTSNDQGSLEFGLSQWKLHALSAMKELRSMMLRGGGMFTLAKIYEVLARRLSGKVFLEAANYQMKKEFIKKGGQLVAINFESRAALLAAKQGFAGAASRYLGFRSMMSLLGPMLWGTFLADIVIQMLGTDYARILRAIYAFAQIRITRTYRLPSSGD, from the exons ATGACTAGTGCAACAGcggcagcagcagcagcagctcTGCCACTCCATTTCTCCTTGCCTTCAGCATTACCAATCACAATTCCCAAACTAGCTGCATACTCAGTA GTTGTTGGGCGTACAAATGGTCTAAGGCTTGTGGGTTGTTGTGCTTATGCAGCTATTTCAAAAGGGCAAGGGCAAG ATGCATTTGACCCTGAGCTTCGGTCAGTGCTTGAACTTGCCACCGACTCTGAGCTATATGAGCTTGAAAGAATCCTTTTTGGCCCCAG CTACTTCAGCCCTTTGCTAAAATCGATAACAAGCAGAGCGGATGTGGACCATGCCATGATTGAAGAAGATCTTGAAGAGCGACAGGATTTTATTGCAGCGCTAGAGTCACGCTTTTTATTTCTTGCGTCTGATGCCCGGTCTACATTAAG GGGATGGAGACCATCATATAGAAATGTCTTGCTTGAAGTGAGGAAAAAGTTGAACATTCGATGCTCAAGCAAATTGTCAACTGAAGATCTTGAAGTAgaaatttttcttcatctaTTGCAGGAATACTCAAG CGAGGAATCAAGAAATTTCCTGAGCTTAGGGGACTTCTCTAAGACATCCAATGATCAGGGCAGTCTAGAATTTGGACTTAGTCAATGGAAGCTGCATGCCCTTTCTGCTATGAAAGAGCTTCGGTCAATGATGTTGAGG GGTGGTGGCATGTTTACTTTGGCAAAGATTTATGAAGTG TTAGCAAGGAGATTATCTGGGAAGGTGTTCTTAGAAGCTGCCAACTATCAGATGAAAAAGGAATTCATTAAAAAG GGTGGACAATTAGTTGCTAttaattttgagtctagagcGGCCTTGCTTGCAGCAAAGCAG GGCTTTGCTGGTGCTGCATCAAGATATCTGGGTTTTAGAAGCATGATGTCTTTACTTGGTCCAAT GCTTTGGGGAACATTTCTGGCAGATATTGTCATTCAAATGCTTGGAACTGATTATGCTAGAATCTTGCGAGCAATTTATGCTTTTGCCCAG ATCCGTATTACCCGCACATACAGATTACCATCTTCTGGTGATTGA